Proteins encoded by one window of Ascochyta rabiei chromosome 1, complete sequence:
- a CDS encoding P-type Na(+) transporter: protein MGEKQPSLEGHKSGQSNEPLSAPAHALSFQQVIEETKCNPDDGLTTSEAKSRLEKFGSNDLGDDGGVQPAKILLRQVANSMTLVLIAAMAVSFAIESWIEGGVVTAIILLNVVIGFIQEFNAEKTMDSLRSLSSPTATAVRDGKTVTVPTIEVVVGDLVELKTGDTIPADIRIIEALNFETDEALLTGESLPVNKEAEEIFSEDTGPGDRLNVAFSSATVTKGRARGVVFATGMYTEIGSIAMSLRQKGSRVRPVKRKEDGSRPKPHRYAQAWGLTVGDVVGAFLGVNVGTPLQKKLARLAILLFCTAVVCAIIVLGANSFSNNREVIIYAVATGLSMIPASLTVVLTITMAAGTKRMVQRHVIVRNLKSLEALGGVTDICSDKTGTLTQGKMVAKRAWIPAKGTYSVGVTDEPHNPTVGSLSFTPKEPRHIDPDQDEKTQPYEELIENNPHLIEYLKIASLANLANVHQTDGQWNARGDPTEIAIQVFASRFDWNRLQFTQGDSPKWKQLAEFPFDSDVKKMSVIFEEVSSSKKMVFTKGAVERVIYSCDTVYNAESDDSVTLDDDYREEILANMEALASYGLRVLALASKDYDGPLPTKGEDLDRKNVEEKLIFRGLVGLYDPPRPETAGSVRQCQKAGIEVHMLTGDHPGTARAIAAEVGILPSNMSTLAKDVTDAMVMTATQFDKLSDDEVDALPLLPLVIARCAPNTKVRMIDALHRRKAFAAMTGDGVNDSPSLKRSDVGIGMGTGSDVAKDASDIVLTDDNFASILNAIEEGRRMFDNIQKFILHLLSQNIAQACVLLIGLAFKDETGLSVFPVSPVEVMWIIMVTSSLPDMGLGFEIAAPDILDRPPQSLKRGVFTIEVMIDMLFYGLWIAALCLASFSIVMFGFGDGNLGTGCNEGYNDTCDTVFRARATTFACLTWFSLFLAWQMIDMRRSFFMMQPGSNKYFTQWFHDVWRNKFLFFSIMGGFITIFPVLYIPVINTVVFRHTGISWEWGVVFIATFLFFLGIEAWKFAKRLYFKKKDPNNGRRGSIDLEARVFERYLSTAISTDDDNEKK from the exons ATGGGAGAGAAGCAACCATCACTCGAAGGCCACAAGTCTGGCCAGTCCAATGAGCCTCTATCTGCGCCCGCTCACGCACTCTCATTCCAACAAGTGATTGAGGAAACAAAATGCAACCCCGACGACGGTCTCACCACATCAGAAGCAAAGTCTCGTCTTGAAAAGTTTGGCAGCAACGATCTTGGTGACGATGGCGGAGTCCAACCAGCAAAGATCCTGCTACGACAGGTCGCCAACTCTATGACCTTG GTGCTCATTGCAGCTATGGCTGTCAGCTTTGCCATTGAGTCGTGGATTGAAGGCGGTGTCGTAACTGCCATCATTTTACTCAACGTCGTCATTGGTTTCATCCAAGAGTTCAACGCTGAAAAGACTATGGACTCCCTACGATCTCTCAGCTCTCCAACTGCCACCGCTGTCCGAGACGGAAAGACTGTCACGGTCCCTACCATCGAAGTCGTGGTTGGTGACTTGGTTGAACTCAAGACTGGCGACACCATTCCTGCTGACATTCG TATCATCGAAGCCCTCAATTTCGAAACCGATGAGGCACTCCTCACTGGCGAATCGCTCCCAGTGAACAAGGAAGCTGAAGAAATTTTCAGCGAAGATACCGGCCCAGGCGATCGCCTAAATGTCGCGTTCAGCTCTGCCACCGTCACCAAAGGCCGCGCCCGTGGTGTCGTCTTCGCCACTGGAATGTACACTGAGATTGGTTCCATCGCCATGTCTCTTCGCCAGAAGGGCTCTCGCGTGCGTCCAGTCAAGCGCAAGGAAGACGGCAGCCGACCCAAGCCTCACCGATATGCCCAGGCCTGGGGCTTGACTGTCGGTGATGTCGTGGGAGCTTTCCTCGGTGTCAATGTCGGTACTCCTCTCCAGAAGAAGCTTGCACGTCTCGCTATTCTACTCTTCTGCACTGCTGTCGTCTGCGCTATCATCGTCCTCGGTGCCAACTCGTTCTCCAACAATCGTGAGGTCATTATTTACGCTGTAGCGACCGGTCTCTCTATGATCCCCGCCTCGCTTACAGTCGTTTTGACCATCACTATGGCTGCTGGTACGAAGCGTATGGTCCAGCGTCACGTTATTGTCCGCAACCTGAAGTCTCTTGAGGCTTTGGGCGGTGTCACTGACATCTGCTCCGACAAAACCGGTACCCTCACCCAGGGAAAAATGGTCGCAAAGAGGGCTTGGATTCCCGCCAAGGGTACATACTCTGTCGGTGTCACCGACGAGCCACACAATCCTACAGTCGGCTCGTTGAGCTTTACCCCTAAAGAACCCCGCCACATCGATCCTGATCAGGATGAGAAGACACAGCCGTACGAGGAACTAATTGAGAACAACCCACATCTGATCGAATACCTCAAGATTGCTTCTCTCGCCAACTTGGCCAATGTCCATCAGACCGACGGCCAATGGAATGCACGTGGTGACCCGACTGAGATCGCCATTCAGGTATTTGCATCTCGCTTCGACTGGAACCGCCTGCAATTTACTCAGGGTGACTCTCCTAAGTGGAAGCAACTTGCCGAGTTCCCATTCGACTCTGATGTCAAGAAGATGTCCGTCATCTTCGAAGAAGTCTCTAGCTCGAAGAAGATGGTTTTTACCAAGGGAGCCGTCGAGCGTGTCATCTACTCTTGCGATACTGTCTACAACGCTGAGAGCGACGACAGTGTGACTCTGGACGACGACTACCGCGAGGAGATTCTAGCCAACATGGAAGCACTTGCTTCCTACGGTCTCCGTGTTTTGGCACTTGCTAGCAAGGACTACGACGGCCCACTCCCCACCAAGGGCGAAGATCTCGACAGGAAGAATGTTGAGGAGAAGCTCATCTTCCGCGGACTTGTTGGACTCTACGATCCTCCCCGCCCCGAGACCGCTGGATCTGTTCGTCAGTGCCAGAAAGCTGGTATCGAAGTTCACATGCTTACTGGTGACCACCCGGGAACTGCCCGCGCTATCGCTGCTGAAGTTGGAATCTTGCCCTCAAACATGTCCACCCTCGCCAAGGATGTTACTGACGCCATGGTCATGACTGCAACTCAGTTCGACAAGCTGTCTGACGATGAAGTTGACGCTCTTCCGCTGCTCCCTCTTGTTATCGCTCGCTGCGCTCCTAATACCAAGGTCCGCATGATCGACGCTTTGCACCGAAGGAAGGCTTTCGCCGCCATGACTGGCGACGGTGTCAACGACTCTCCCTCTCTCAAGCGCTCTGATGTTGGTATCGGTATGGGTACCGGATCTGATGTTGCCAAGGACGCCTCTGACATTGTTCTGACCGACGACAACTTCGCTTCTATCCTCAACGCTATCGAAGAGGGTCGCCGCATGTTCGACAACATTCAGAAGTTCATCCTGCACTTACTCTCTCAGAACATCGCTCAGGCCTGCGTTCTGCTCATTGGTCTTGCGTTCAAGGATGAGACTGGCCTCTCAGTATTCCCTGTCTCTCCCGTCGAAGTCATGTGGATCATCATGGTCACCTCCTCGCTTCCTGATATGGGTCTTGGCTTCGAGATCGCCGCTCCCGACATCCTAGACCGTCCTCCTCAGAGT CTCAAACGAGGTGTCTTCACCATTGAAGTCATGATCGACATGTTGTTCTACGGTCTCTGGATTGCTGCCCTCTGTCTCGCCTCCTTCTCCATTGTTATGTTCGGTTTTGGCGATGGCAATCTTGGAACTGGCTGTAACGAAGGTTATAACGACACCTGCGATACCGTCTTCCGCGCACGTGCCACCACATTCGCCTGTCTTACCTGGTTTTCGCTCTTCCTCGCGTGGCAGATGATCGACATGCGCCGTTCGTTCTTCATGATGCAGCCCGGCTCCAACAAGTACTTTACTCAATGGTTCCACGACGTCTGGCGTAACAAGTTCCTGTTCTTTTCCATCATGGGCGGGTTTATCACCATCTTCCCCGTTCTTTACATTCCCGTCATCAACACGGTCGTGTTCAGGCACACTGGAATCAGCTGGGAGTGGGGAGTAGTCTTTATTGCAACCTTCCTCTTTTTCCTTGGTATCGAGGCATGGAAGTTCGCCAAGCGACTTTACTTCAAGAAGAAGGACCCCAACAACGGCAGAAGGGGCTCAATCGATCTTGAAGCCCGAGTCTTTGAGCGATACCTCAGTACCGCTATCAGCACAGACGACGACAATGAGAAGAAATAG